A stretch of DNA from Candidatus Schekmanbacteria bacterium:
CCACACCGCCAGCCTCCACATAATCACCCACCTTGAAATGCCCAAGCAGTATGAGTAGCACACCGGCACCAAAGTTTGAAAGAGAACTCTGAAGGGCAAGCCCAACAGCAAGACCTGCCGCACCAAGTACCGCAATAAAGGATGTTGTATTCACCCCGAGGTTACTAAGCGCCGCCAGGATGACGAACGTAAGAAGGAGCATATAGGAGAGGTTTCCGATAAAGGTAATCAGGGTAGGATCCACCTTTGCCTTCTCCATCGCCTTCTTTATCAGTTTTCGAAGAATACCGGATACCCATTTACCTACAATGAAGATGGCAACGGAGCCGATTACCCTCACCCCATAAACCGCCAGATAACCGGTGACTGTGGAGATTATCCCTTCCATAAACCCTCCTTTCTTTTTGTGGAAATACTCTCAACCATTATACAGGACTTTGTAATTTTTTGCCATTAAGAATGAAACTGTCAGGTTAAGACCACATTAAGGGAGAAGATTATAAATGTCTTACAGGGAGTGTTTATTTTGACATAGGGAGGCCTTACAGGGGTTAGACTGATTTTTGAATCAGTGAGCAACAAAGTTTGTCGTTAACAATGAAAGTAAAGTTGCTACAATCACAAAATAGCCGAAAGTGATTGAAAAAAGGACTGCTATTTTTCCTCTCTGCTTGCTTTTCTGAATTTGCTTAAGTGCGATATGCCCAAAAATAATGCCTCTTATGAAAGATATGGGCAGACAAAAGAATAGAATCCATCTGATAACCTAACGACAAGGGTCACTTGCCGACAAGACGCAAGCCCGAAGGGCGCAGCGGATTGGTGGTCAGGTGGAGCTAAATGATACTAATTAAGTCTTTCTTAAAATTATACAACAAAGGTGTATGATGTTTTAACAAAAAAACTCTCAAAAGGAGGCTTTATGAGATTTTATACAAATCAGCACGAATTTTACTGTGGGGTGGATCTTCATGCAAGGACACTATAGGTGATCGATACGATTAAATTTGGTGCAGAATACATATTCTGACGCCGCAGAGGAAATCAAGACGGAACAAAAGAAGAACCTTAAGACTACATTAAGGAAATGGATTTATCTAATATTTCCCCGGGAGCGGTTTTTTATTCCGTTACCGATCTCCGCAATTGCTTCGACTTGACAAACGGAGGCCTTATAGGTGTTAGCGTTCAAGTTTTTATATATTCTTTCTCTATTTTCTCTTTCGCACCAGAAGGAACTTCTATTGTTACAAAATATTCTTCAGGATATAAATAATCTTCTCCGCTTTCATCTATAATTCTAATATATCCCTCCACTTCGTTTTCTTTAACAGCAGGATAAATCTTCCACTTCTCTAAGGAAGATGGATAGTCCTTATTTTCTATACACAATACAAACTTGCTCATTATAGTTCCTTCAAAATTTTTTTAATTTTAAATTCCTTCTTCCCAATTCCATGTGCTTCATACCAATGGATTTCTGCTATGTAAATCTGACCACTCTTTAATTTTATTTTAGCAGTTCCTTTAAGTTTTCGCCATCTGCCTTTGCCATAGATTCTCTCAAGTCTTTTTAATTGACGGATTGATTTACTGACAGCAATGGTTTCTATATTTTCTATTCTTTCAATTATTTCAAAATACAACTATAGCCATGCTCCTTGGTGTGTTTTAAATTTTTTCCTTTTCTCTATTGGCC
This window harbors:
- a CDS encoding mechanosensitive ion channel family protein gives rise to the protein MEGIISTVTGYLAVYGVRVIGSVAIFIVGKWVSGILRKLIKKAMEKAKVDPTLITFIGNLSYMLLLTFVILAALSNLGVNTTSFIAVLGAAGLAVGLALQSSLSNFGAGVLLILLGHFKVGDYVEAGGVAGTVEAVRIFNTVLKTPDNRVIIVPNSNIIGGNIINYSAKETRRIEITVGVGYDDDLKAVKEELKKIIGEDERILKDPEPLVAVSELADSSVN
- a CDS encoding DUF4190 domain-containing protein, producing MRWILFFCLPISFIRGIIFGHIALKQIQKSKQRGKIAVLFSITFGYFVIVATLLSLLTTNFVAH